A part of Micromonospora chersina genomic DNA contains:
- the eno gene encoding phosphopyruvate hydratase, with protein MATIEGIVAREILDSRGNPTVEVEVGLDDGTIARAAVPSGASTGAFEAIELRDGDKDRYLGKGVENAVANIEDKIVDQLIGYEASEQRLIDQKMIDIDGTDNKAELGANAILGVSLAVAKAAAGSAELSLFRYLGGPNAHLLPVPMMNILNGGAHADSNVDIQEFMIAPIGAPTFRDALRSGAEVYHALKSVLKKKDLSTGLGDEGGFAPNLPTNAAALDLIAEAVEKAGYRLGTDIVFALDVAATEFFDNGSYTFEGSAKSAEEMSNYYTKLAGDYPIVSIEDPLAEDDWSGWATLTAALGDRIQIVGDDLFVTNPQRIARGITEKAANAVLVKVNQIGSLTETLDAVDLAHRAGFKCMMSHRSGETEDTTIADLAVATGCGQIKTGAPARSDRVAKYNQLLRIEEELADAARYAGAGAFPRYRSA; from the coding sequence GTGGCAACCATCGAGGGAATCGTCGCCCGGGAGATCCTGGACTCGCGGGGCAACCCGACGGTCGAGGTCGAGGTCGGGCTCGACGACGGCACGATCGCCCGCGCCGCGGTGCCGTCCGGCGCCTCCACCGGCGCCTTCGAGGCGATCGAGCTGCGCGACGGTGACAAGGACCGCTACCTGGGCAAGGGTGTCGAGAACGCCGTCGCCAACATCGAGGACAAGATCGTCGACCAGCTCATCGGCTACGAGGCCAGCGAGCAGCGACTGATCGACCAGAAGATGATCGACATCGACGGCACGGACAACAAGGCCGAGCTGGGCGCCAACGCCATCCTGGGCGTCTCGCTGGCCGTGGCGAAGGCCGCCGCGGGCAGCGCCGAGCTGAGCCTCTTCCGCTACCTGGGCGGCCCCAACGCGCACCTGCTCCCGGTGCCGATGATGAACATCCTCAACGGCGGCGCGCACGCCGACTCGAACGTCGACATCCAGGAGTTCATGATCGCGCCGATCGGCGCGCCGACCTTCCGGGACGCGCTCCGCTCCGGCGCCGAGGTCTACCACGCGCTCAAGTCGGTGCTGAAGAAGAAGGACCTGTCGACCGGCCTCGGCGACGAGGGCGGCTTCGCCCCGAACCTGCCGACCAACGCCGCCGCGCTCGACCTGATCGCCGAGGCCGTGGAGAAGGCCGGCTACCGGCTGGGCACCGACATCGTCTTCGCGCTCGACGTGGCCGCCACCGAGTTCTTCGACAACGGCAGCTACACCTTCGAGGGCAGCGCGAAGAGCGCCGAGGAGATGAGCAACTACTACACCAAGCTCGCCGGCGACTACCCGATCGTCTCCATCGAGGACCCGCTGGCCGAGGACGACTGGAGCGGCTGGGCCACCCTCACGGCGGCGCTCGGCGACCGCATCCAGATCGTCGGCGACGACCTGTTCGTGACCAACCCGCAGCGCATCGCCCGGGGCATCACCGAGAAGGCCGCCAACGCCGTGCTCGTGAAGGTCAACCAGATCGGCTCGCTCACCGAGACCCTGGACGCCGTGGACCTGGCCCACCGGGCCGGCTTCAAGTGCATGATGAGCCACCGCTCCGGCGAGACCGAGGACACCACCATCGCCGACCTGGCGGTCGCCACCGGCTGTGGCCAGATCAAGACCGGTGCCCCGGCCCGCTCCGACCGGGTCGCGAAGTACAACCAGCTCCTGCGGATCGAGGAGGAGCTGGCCGACGCGGCGCGGTACGCCGGCGCCGGCGCGTTCCCGCGCTACCGTTCGGCCTGA
- the nudC gene encoding NAD(+) diphosphatase — protein MSPGGAGPRTPGDADEPVRTGATDSGPARFLPAADHGRPPDPDDLALAVAGRKLLTGADGRLPRIGDLPAGIGWVPVGTLDGVPAWAAEAADPDALPGRWRGWRSLAADLPEPHAALAGRALAVVTWRRTHRWCGACRTELTDVPGETARRCPACGLTGFPPLSVAVLVAITRSGPAGGPDELLLVRHAYGPTDLWALVAGFVEAGESLEAAAHREVAEEVGLAIARPTYVDSQPWAMSGPGTLLAGFTATVADPAAEPVVDPAELTEARWFPVDALPAELPPAYSLSRWLVDAAAARGSR, from the coding sequence GTGAGCCCTGGCGGCGCCGGACCCCGCACGCCCGGCGACGCCGACGAACCCGTCCGGACGGGCGCGACAGACTCCGGCCCGGCCCGCTTCCTTCCCGCCGCCGACCACGGCCGGCCGCCGGACCCGGACGACCTGGCCCTCGCGGTGGCCGGGCGGAAGCTGCTCACCGGCGCCGACGGGCGGCTGCCCCGGATCGGCGACCTGCCCGCCGGGATCGGCTGGGTGCCGGTCGGCACGCTGGACGGGGTGCCCGCCTGGGCCGCCGAGGCCGCCGACCCCGACGCGCTGCCGGGCCGCTGGCGCGGGTGGCGGAGCCTCGCCGCCGACCTGCCCGAGCCGCACGCCGCCCTGGCCGGGCGGGCGCTCGCCGTGGTCACCTGGCGGCGTACGCACCGCTGGTGCGGGGCGTGCCGGACCGAACTGACCGACGTGCCCGGCGAGACCGCGCGGCGCTGCCCCGCCTGCGGGCTGACCGGGTTCCCGCCGCTCTCCGTCGCGGTGCTGGTGGCGATCACCCGTTCCGGTCCGGCCGGCGGGCCCGACGAGCTGCTGCTGGTGCGGCACGCGTACGGGCCGACCGACCTGTGGGCGCTGGTCGCCGGCTTCGTCGAGGCGGGCGAGTCGCTGGAGGCGGCCGCCCACCGGGAGGTAGCCGAGGAGGTCGGGCTGGCCATCGCCCGGCCCACCTACGTGGACAGCCAGCCCTGGGCCATGTCCGGGCCGGGCACCCTGCTCGCCGGCTTCACGGCCACCGTCGCCGACCCGGCGGCCGAGCCGGTGGTCGACCCGGCGGAACTGACCGAGGCGCGCTGGTTCCCGGTGGACGCGCTGCCCGCCGAGCTGCCCCCGGCGTACTCCCTGTCGCGCTGGCTCGTCGACGCGGCCGCCGCCCGCGGGTCCCGCTGA